Proteins encoded together in one Schumannella luteola window:
- a CDS encoding carboxylesterase/lipase family protein, producing the protein MTDAADDERTGIPSEPVSTRISSGALAGTRHGGVDRYLGIPYAAAPVGELRWREPAPAPAWDGVRRATEYGPTAPQTDYAPAIAEILANEIIPGEEYLNVNVWAPSDATAAPVMVWVHGGSYVHGSNALDGYDGTAFARDGVVLVSVNYRLGPEGFSVLEDAPLNLGLADIAAALRWVRAEIATFGGDPTRVTVFGESAGGVAISALVASPNARELFDRAIVQSGMLSGQTPESAGRITQAVAKKLGVPATRAGFASVPLEKLLEADEQVRAGSSPINGGPGYANAIGGDLVPVAPGPAALAGAGDDIPVLIGWNDEEHRLWAHPATSPISALLFAAVRLRFRIGRAVIAAYRRARPGIGRTDLFGQLAIDLTARLPWYRVADARAARGAAPTWVYEFDWRTSVRDLGATHALEIGFVFDRLRSPDWTRFAGSDAPQVLADEMHAAWVRFATTGEPGWPAWDARHPTQEFGTPSRVVDGPRDAQLASWGDRELS; encoded by the coding sequence ATGACGGATGCGGCAGACGACGAGCGGACCGGGATCCCGAGCGAGCCGGTGAGCACGCGCATCTCGAGCGGCGCCCTCGCCGGCACACGGCACGGCGGCGTCGACCGTTACCTCGGCATCCCGTACGCGGCCGCGCCGGTCGGCGAGCTGCGCTGGCGGGAGCCGGCGCCCGCGCCCGCATGGGACGGCGTGCGGCGCGCGACCGAGTACGGACCCACGGCGCCGCAGACCGACTACGCGCCGGCGATCGCCGAGATCCTCGCGAACGAGATCATCCCGGGCGAGGAGTACCTCAACGTCAACGTGTGGGCGCCGTCGGACGCGACCGCCGCGCCCGTCATGGTGTGGGTGCACGGCGGCTCGTACGTGCACGGCTCGAACGCCCTCGACGGCTACGACGGCACCGCCTTCGCCCGCGACGGCGTCGTGCTGGTGAGTGTGAACTACCGGCTCGGGCCGGAGGGCTTCTCGGTGCTCGAGGATGCGCCGCTCAACCTCGGCCTGGCCGACATCGCGGCGGCGCTGCGCTGGGTGCGCGCCGAGATCGCGACCTTCGGCGGTGACCCGACGCGGGTGACGGTGTTCGGCGAATCGGCCGGCGGCGTGGCGATCAGCGCGCTCGTGGCGTCGCCGAACGCGCGCGAGCTGTTCGACCGGGCGATCGTGCAGAGCGGGATGCTCAGCGGCCAGACCCCCGAGTCGGCGGGCCGGATCACGCAAGCCGTCGCGAAGAAGCTCGGCGTTCCCGCGACGCGCGCCGGCTTCGCCTCGGTGCCGCTCGAGAAGCTGCTCGAGGCCGACGAGCAGGTGCGTGCCGGATCGAGCCCGATCAACGGAGGACCCGGCTACGCGAACGCGATCGGGGGAGACCTCGTGCCCGTCGCGCCGGGGCCGGCGGCGCTCGCCGGAGCCGGCGACGACATCCCCGTGCTCATCGGCTGGAACGACGAAGAGCATCGGCTCTGGGCGCACCCGGCGACCTCGCCGATCTCGGCGCTGCTGTTCGCGGCCGTGCGGCTGCGCTTCAGGATCGGCCGCGCCGTGATCGCCGCCTACCGTCGCGCCCGCCCCGGCATCGGGCGCACCGACCTGTTCGGCCAGCTCGCGATCGACCTCACGGCGCGCCTGCCCTGGTACCGGGTGGCGGATGCGCGCGCGGCCCGCGGCGCCGCGCCCACCTGGGTCTACGAGTTCGACTGGCGCACGAGCGTGCGCGACCTCGGCGCGACGCACGCACTCGAGATCGGCTTCGTCTTCGACCGGCTGCGCTCGCCCGACTGGACGCGCTTCGCCGGCTCCGATGCCCCGCAGGTGCTCGCCGACGAGATGCACGCGGCCTGGGTGCGCTTCGCGACGACCGGCGAGCCGGGCTGGCCCGCCTGGGATGCGCGGCATCCGACCCAGGAGTTCGGCACGCCCTCCCGTGTCGTCGACGGCCCGCGCGACGCGCAGCTCGCAAGCTGGGGCGACCGCGAGCTCAGCTGA